The window TTTCCCCTTGAGGAGGGCATCGTTGAGGGCATCAAAAAGGTCAGAACTCCCGCTCACGTACCCATAAGGGAGGACTACGTTATGATTTTCCGCATTGGGGAATTCTGCCTCAAAGTTCTCCACGTTAAACCCACGGTTAAGGTAGGGGAGAAAGTTGCCCTTGGGGACGAAATTGGGGAAATGACAGTGTCGGGATTTTACATGCCGTGGAGCGACAGACACGTGCACTTCGAGCTTCGCTCCTGCGAGAATCCCTATCGCGCGAGGGGTGCTTTTCAAATTCGGCCGGAGCTTTTGAGGCTAGTCCCCACGGCGGAAGGACGGGAATTCGAGGTCGTCGAACGCCGTGAAAACTACTGCTGGATAGTGCCCACAAGACGGGGAAAGGAAAACCTGACACCAATTGCTTTTAATGACCATCCCATTGAAGGGGGCCTGCCGCACTATCACTACGGGGCGGTTTTTGGAAACACAGAAAAGGTTAGGGTACTTAATGTTGAGCTGCCAGCCCAGCAAATCTCTTCAGGGGCTTCGATTTTTAGAGCTGATTTCGAGATTATGGCAAATGGAGAAAAAGCTATAGGAGTGGGAATATACTGCAATCAGGAAAAGCTAAAGCTCGTTGGAGGTAATTTTGAAGAAGGGGAGATTATTGTGCTCACCGTGTTTCCAAAGACCCGGAAAAGTCGGAGAGTGTATTGAAACACCTCACTACATCTTTCCAGACCCACTCTCTGTTTTCAAGTGTGACCTCGAAAAGGGCATCGAATTTTACCTTTCCACTCATTTCGTTGAGGAGATCCTTCCTAACTATAAAAATGCAGTCCCCTTTGATATATCTGAAAACATCAAAGTAGCCGAGCATCTCTAGGTACCCGATTTCGTCGTACACCATTATCTTTCCATCTCTCTGGAGCGCCCGCTTTATGAACTCAGGGGCATCTGGATTGAAGTAGAACTTCCCGAATTTGAAGTCTATTTTCCCGTTCAGATGCCAGGACGACTTTCTCGCCAGTTTTGAGGTCTTCAACGTAAAAACCACTATCAAAACGCTCGCTTATTATTCCATATATATCGTCCAGCTCTCTGATAGCCTTTCGACTATCATAATTCCAAATGAGAAGCACGCCAATAAATTTTTCTATTTAACAGATAGCAAATTTGTTTAACGGAAGTGTTATATATAAATCAATTTTCATGTTTGGTGGTGATTCCCAATGAAAAAGTTTGTGGCAGTACTGTTGATTTTAACAGTGTTCATTTGTGGGTGTATAAACCAGGAAACAACAAGCCCTACCCCAACACAGTCCTCAGCTACAACATCCTCACTTCAAGCGTCGTTTGCTATAAAGGTCAGCGGACTTACAACTGGAGAGATAACACCGGAAGAACTTCAGTCCCTGGGAGGCGTGGAGTTCAATGCAACCCTCGTAAAGTCAACTGGGGCCAAGATAAACAACACATACGTGGGAGTTCCACTCAAGAAAGTGTTTGAAAAGCTGGGAATTGATGAGAGCAAGGTCAAATGGGTCAGGTTCAGGGCGGAGGATGGCTACGAGATAACGTTGAGCATGGACGATTTAAAGAACGCCTACCTCTGCTGGGAGGAGAACGGAGAGCCTCTCGGCCCCGACAACGGCGGCCCCATCAAACTCGTCATACCCGACCAGCCTGGAAAGCTGTGGCTCAAGTGGCTGAGCGAAATTAAGCTGATCGGGGACGAGAACGCAGTGGTGATACACGGGAAGACCAAGGTAACGGTTGTGGTGACCCGGGAAGATATCGACGAGCTGATGAAGTCCTTCGGAATGGAAGTGACTGTAGAGCTGAGAGGAGAGAACGTGACCTTCAGTGGAGTTCCGCTAAAGCTCTTCCTTGACAAAGCCCGCCCCGATGACGATGCAGTAAATATAACCTTCATAGCAAAGGATGGATACAGCGCCACGCTAGATTTCATGGCAGTCTATGAGAACGATAAAGCAATACTCACCCCAGACTTCAGGGTGGTAATCCCCGGCGAGCCGAGCAGGACTTGGGTAAAGGACCTGAAGGAAATCGTGATAGGGTGATTCCATGAAGCGGGCCGTTCTTGCAATCATCATCCTTCTCACATTTTCCCTCGGCTGCATAAGTCAGGGGAACACCAGAGAAACGACGACTCCCGCGTTAGTGTCCCTCAATGTATCAACCGAAGATTATTCGAACTGGACAGTCTATGTCACAAACGGCGAGAACGTTACGGAATATACCCTCGACGAGCTCAAGGGGATGCCCATGGAAGAGATGCTTGACAAGGATCTATCCATCGGAAAAACACTGGTGTGGAAGGGCGTCCCACCCCAAAAGCTCGGAAAAGGCGACGTCATAAATTTCGTTTCCGATGATCTGTATCTGGTGAGCATTCCGTACTACACGAAGATGATTCTGGCCCTATACGTGGATGGAAATCCACTCCAGGGAAACGACGCGCCGATAAAGCTCATCGTCGATCTGAGCTATGGCTGCCGCTGCAACTGGATTAAAAAGATTCGCGTCG of the Thermococcus onnurineus NA1 genome contains:
- a CDS encoding molybdopterin-dependent oxidoreductase gives rise to the protein MKKFVAVLLILTVFICGCINQETTSPTPTQSSATTSSLQASFAIKVSGLTTGEITPEELQSLGGVEFNATLVKSTGAKINNTYVGVPLKKVFEKLGIDESKVKWVRFRAEDGYEITLSMDDLKNAYLCWEENGEPLGPDNGGPIKLVIPDQPGKLWLKWLSEIKLIGDENAVVIHGKTKVTVVVTREDIDELMKSFGMEVTVELRGENVTFSGVPLKLFLDKARPDDDAVNITFIAKDGYSATLDFMAVYENDKAILTPDFRVVIPGEPSRTWVKDLKEIVIG
- a CDS encoding molybdopterin-binding protein, which gives rise to MKRAVLAIIILLTFSLGCISQGNTRETTTPALVSLNVSTEDYSNWTVYVTNGENVTEYTLDELKGMPMEEMLDKDLSIGKTLVWKGVPPQKLGKGDVINFVSDDLYLVSIPYYTKMILALYVDGNPLQGNDAPIKLIVDLSYGCRCNWIKKIRVVEFVRKSECFSVYGEVFNILYFSPRTLNIFRGIDSIVKNESNSARLKDVLDKAILKETAKKVVFVTGEGRFEYSLEEVLEKDPTIVYEDGEFKIPELGINDLKGINIEK